A single Xylanimonas cellulosilytica DSM 15894 DNA region contains:
- a CDS encoding DUF3097 domain-containing protein: MHDRYGPDALTSTTHRRPAARPQAAERGLVVEEVQTGWVGAVVRVEKSGGVHLVVLEDRRGRTRSFPLGPGFWVDGAAVVLTPPVTSRAPAPPTRTASGSVAVHGQRARVARGSRIWVEGKHDAELVEKVWGDDLRVEGVVVELLDGVDNLTAALRDFGPTPDRRVGVLVDHLVPGSKEQRLATEALRTVPAGTVLVLGHPYVDVWQAVRASRLGLDAWPVIERGVEWKRGILRSLGWPAESQEDVARAWQRILRSVRDYRDLDPALLGRVEELIDFVTA, translated from the coding sequence GTGCACGATCGCTACGGCCCGGACGCCCTGACCTCGACCACCCACCGCCGCCCCGCCGCGCGACCGCAGGCCGCCGAGCGCGGGCTGGTGGTGGAGGAGGTGCAGACGGGCTGGGTCGGCGCGGTCGTCCGCGTCGAGAAGTCGGGCGGCGTGCACCTCGTGGTGCTGGAGGACCGGCGCGGCCGCACCCGCTCGTTCCCGCTCGGGCCCGGGTTCTGGGTCGACGGCGCCGCCGTCGTCCTGACGCCGCCCGTCACGTCGCGCGCGCCGGCTCCCCCGACCCGGACGGCGTCGGGCTCCGTGGCCGTGCACGGGCAGCGGGCGCGCGTCGCCCGCGGCTCACGCATCTGGGTCGAGGGCAAGCACGACGCCGAGCTCGTCGAGAAGGTGTGGGGCGACGACCTGCGCGTCGAGGGCGTCGTCGTCGAGCTGCTCGACGGCGTCGACAACCTCACCGCCGCGCTGCGTGACTTCGGCCCGACGCCGGACCGCCGCGTCGGCGTGCTCGTGGACCACCTGGTGCCCGGCTCCAAGGAGCAGCGGCTGGCCACGGAGGCGCTGCGCACGGTGCCCGCGGGAACCGTGCTGGTGCTCGGCCACCCCTACGTCGACGTGTGGCAGGCCGTGCGGGCGTCACGGCTCGGCCTCGACGCCTGGCCCGTCATCGAGCGCGGCGTCGAGTGGAAGCGCGGCATCCTGCGCTCCCTGGGGTGGCCCGCCGAGAGCCAGGAGGACGTCGCCCGCGCCTGGCAGCGCATCCTGCGCTCGGTGCGCGACTACCGGGACCTCGACCCGGCCCTGCTGGGCCGGGTCGAGGAGCTCATCGACTTCGTCACCGCCTGA